A region of Methanomassiliicoccus sp. DNA encodes the following proteins:
- a CDS encoding NAD(P)-dependent alcohol dehydrogenase yields the protein MKALVCDTYGPPDLLRLEEVERPVARDDQVLVKVHASSLNAADVEILGGAFSARIRGPLKPRHMILGSDVAGRVVEIGKKIRQFRIGDPVFGDLFTCGFGAFAEYVAIPEHALMKKPESVSFEAAATLPQAARIALQGLRGKRPLKEGQKVLVNGAGGGMGTFAVQIAKYYGAEVTGVDSARKLDMLRAIGADHVIDFSQEDCTRSGERFDLILDTVSRRSIFEYRRVMAPDGIFVLVGGSRYAIVQAMLLGPLVSIASKKKMGINPMNVDNEGDLKFLLELVEKGKIKPIIDRRVSLDEVPEALTDLSEGHVNGKVVVDVQHGAEY from the coding sequence ATGAAAGCCCTAGTATGCGACACTTATGGCCCGCCGGATCTCCTCCGACTGGAAGAGGTAGAGAGGCCGGTCGCCCGGGATGACCAAGTACTGGTAAAGGTCCATGCTTCATCGCTCAACGCGGCCGATGTTGAGATACTGGGCGGTGCGTTCTCGGCCAGGATCAGAGGTCCATTGAAACCACGTCACATGATATTGGGATCGGATGTCGCAGGGCGGGTCGTGGAGATCGGAAAAAAAATCCGGCAATTTAGGATAGGCGACCCGGTTTTCGGAGATCTGTTCACATGCGGCTTCGGCGCTTTCGCAGAGTATGTGGCCATACCTGAACACGCACTGATGAAGAAACCGGAAAGCGTCTCGTTCGAAGCTGCCGCCACCCTCCCCCAGGCGGCCAGGATCGCCCTTCAGGGCTTACGCGGAAAGCGACCTCTCAAAGAGGGGCAGAAGGTTCTGGTCAACGGCGCGGGCGGAGGTATGGGCACATTCGCCGTGCAGATTGCGAAATACTACGGGGCGGAAGTTACTGGAGTGGACAGCGCGAGGAAGCTCGATATGCTCCGCGCCATCGGTGCCGATCACGTTATAGATTTTTCCCAGGAGGATTGCACAAGGAGTGGGGAGCGCTTCGACCTCATCCTGGACACGGTCTCGCGCAGGTCCATCTTCGAGTATCGGCGTGTCATGGCACCCGATGGAATTTTCGTGCTGGTGGGAGGCTCAAGATATGCCATTGTCCAGGCGATGCTCCTGGGACCACTGGTCTCCATTGCCAGCAAGAAGAAGATGGGCATTAACCCGATGAATGTAGACAACGAGGGGGACCTGAAGTTCCTGCTTGAGTTGGTTGAAAAGGGAAAAATTAAGCCAATCATTGACAGACGCGTCTCTCTCGATGAGGTCCCGGAGGCCCTTACGGACCTATCGGAAGGACACGTGAATGGCAAGGTGGTGGTAGATGTCCAACATGGCGCAGAGTATTAA
- a CDS encoding NAD(P)-dependent alcohol dehydrogenase: MKAIVVTGSGSPEVLELKEVDKPSPRDNEMLIRVKASTVTFGDAISRRMPRIVMGPLTVLMGQKMKKIPGHELAGIVEDVGKGITSFREGDHVFGTTTGLKFGANAEYVCIPEVGGKNMVAKKPSNISFKEAAAIPIGGTTALQILRSGNVKEGDKVLIYGASGSVGTYAVQLAEYFGAHVVGVCSGKNLDLVRSIGADEVIDYTEEDFTKNNESYDIIFDTVRKLQKLRCKRSLGRDGIFLSTWALTKESNEDLNFLKELVTAGKIRPIIDRTYPLQGVVEAHRYVDGGHKRGNVVITMVGDDGA, encoded by the coding sequence ATGAAAGCCATCGTGGTTACTGGAAGTGGATCGCCAGAGGTTCTGGAGTTGAAAGAGGTGGATAAACCATCCCCCCGTGATAACGAGATGCTCATCAGAGTTAAAGCCTCGACGGTGACCTTCGGGGACGCTATATCAAGGAGGATGCCCAGAATAGTAATGGGCCCGTTGACGGTTCTGATGGGCCAGAAGATGAAGAAGATCCCTGGTCATGAGCTTGCGGGAATCGTTGAGGATGTGGGCAAGGGCATCACATCGTTCAGAGAGGGAGACCATGTCTTCGGAACGACCACCGGGTTGAAGTTCGGTGCCAATGCTGAGTATGTCTGCATCCCCGAGGTGGGGGGAAAGAATATGGTGGCCAAGAAACCATCCAACATATCCTTCAAAGAGGCGGCCGCCATCCCCATCGGGGGGACGACCGCCCTCCAGATACTCCGGTCGGGGAACGTCAAGGAGGGGGATAAGGTGCTTATCTATGGTGCTTCCGGTTCTGTGGGCACTTATGCCGTGCAGCTTGCAGAGTACTTCGGTGCTCATGTGGTGGGGGTGTGCAGCGGTAAGAACCTCGATCTCGTGAGGTCCATCGGTGCTGATGAGGTGATAGATTATACCGAAGAAGATTTCACAAAGAACAATGAGTCCTATGATATCATCTTCGACACCGTTCGTAAGCTTCAGAAGTTGAGGTGTAAGAGATCCCTGGGGAGGGACGGTATCTTCCTATCGACTTGGGCCCTCACAAAAGAATCGAATGAGGACCTCAACTTTCTGAAAGAACTTGTGACAGCAGGGAAGATACGACCGATCATCGATAGGACATATCCGTTACAAGGTGTGGTAGAGGCCCATAGGTATGTCGATGGAGGACACAAGAGGGGCAATGTGGTTATTACAATGGTTGGTGATGATGGTGCCTGA
- a CDS encoding TetR/AcrR family transcriptional regulator, translated as MNKNIHGLGSYQEKTAVKGKREQILDAALHCFITQGFHATPTAQISREANVSTGTLFHYFPDKNTLIDQLYLSISKEMKETIPTNDDRSLSPAKRINDWMKRYIKWCVANPEKALFLDQFCQSPDISDVANRQNEEEEAWLLEAFDEAKKKGLIRDLPDEFYEMMTTQIVKGIIELINSGATNLSEDELIDVGLEMLWRK; from the coding sequence ATGAATAAGAACATACATGGATTAGGTTCATATCAGGAAAAAACCGCCGTCAAAGGCAAGCGGGAGCAGATCCTAGATGCCGCTCTGCACTGCTTCATCACCCAGGGCTTCCACGCCACCCCGACTGCCCAGATCAGTAGAGAGGCAAACGTCTCTACAGGGACTCTATTCCATTACTTCCCAGATAAGAATACTTTGATCGATCAGTTGTATCTCTCAATCAGTAAGGAGATGAAGGAAACGATACCCACCAACGATGATCGTTCCCTTTCTCCAGCGAAGAGAATAAATGACTGGATGAAGAGGTACATTAAGTGGTGCGTGGCGAACCCCGAGAAAGCGCTTTTCCTAGACCAGTTCTGCCAATCGCCAGACATCAGCGACGTGGCGAACAGGCAGAACGAGGAAGAAGAGGCCTGGTTATTGGAGGCATTTGATGAAGCCAAGAAGAAGGGGCTCATTCGGGACCTGCCCGACGAATTCTATGAGATGATGACCACCCAGATCGTTAAGGGAATAATCGAACTCATAAACTCTGGGGCTACGAACCTATCGGAAGATGAACTTATAGACGTAGGGCTTGAAATGCTCTGGAGAAAATAA
- a CDS encoding helix-turn-helix domain-containing protein, translating to MRTVTLEIEPFDHIKEEMAEIFTIVCSYEILETLKTDYQEGICIEIMEFTLKEGVSIHELRTVGNIEVLSVLKSIGNKHTCLIRYTEPEETKGQFQESELGLVHTIPMIISPEKLIISMMGDQENLSDFVEMSKKIGTIRKMSFRKAIYHKADVLNVLTDKQRDVMVAAFQSGYYEYPKKISSIALSQKVNISKPTLLQHMRKAEGRILHEIMAGYQ from the coding sequence ATGAGAACGGTCACCTTGGAGATCGAGCCATTCGATCATATTAAAGAGGAAATGGCCGAAATTTTTACCATTGTCTGTTCCTACGAGATACTAGAGACATTGAAGACGGACTATCAGGAAGGAATTTGCATCGAGATCATGGAGTTCACCTTGAAAGAGGGCGTATCTATCCATGAACTCAGGACCGTAGGCAACATAGAGGTCCTGAGCGTTCTGAAGTCCATCGGGAACAAGCACACCTGCCTCATCAGATACACGGAGCCTGAAGAGACCAAGGGTCAGTTCCAGGAATCCGAACTAGGCCTGGTCCACACGATACCAATGATCATTTCACCTGAGAAACTTATCATCAGCATGATGGGGGACCAAGAGAACCTATCGGATTTTGTCGAAATGAGCAAGAAAATCGGTACGATTCGGAAGATGAGCTTCCGGAAGGCCATCTATCATAAGGCCGATGTCCTGAATGTTCTTACTGATAAACAGAGGGATGTGATGGTGGCAGCATTTCAAAGCGGCTATTACGAGTATCCCAAGAAGATCAGCAGCATAGCGCTGAGCCAGAAGGTCAATATCAGCAAACCCACTCTCCTGCAGCACATGAGGAAGGCCGAGGGGCGGATTCTCCATGAGATCATGGCCGGGTACCAATGA
- a CDS encoding SDR family NAD(P)-dependent oxidoreductase — protein MTHHWTENDVPDQSGRVAIVTGGNSGIGWHTARVLAQKGATVIIACRNMQKANTAADEIRAFNPSGKVEVMPLDLSDLDSVREFEALFRERYDRLDLLINNAGIMFTPQGKTKQGFEQQFGTNHLGHFALTGILLDKLNGTPGARIVTVSSGAHRMGNIDFDDLNSERDYSPYRAYGQSKLANLLFTYELQRRLIATGQSTLAVAAHPGSTRTNLTRHSNAFVKLLDRIISQKSDMGALPTLYAATEPNVQGGEYFGPSGAREMRGYPKKVESNEHSQNEELARRLWTVSENLTHVFYPLNDWKMLQDGKKIRHLDMDDGGSARI, from the coding sequence ATGACACATCATTGGACAGAGAACGATGTACCCGATCAATCGGGTCGGGTGGCAATTGTTACAGGGGGAAACAGCGGCATCGGATGGCACACGGCACGGGTTCTTGCGCAAAAAGGTGCGACGGTTATCATAGCATGCCGCAACATGCAGAAAGCCAATACCGCCGCCGATGAGATCAGGGCATTCAACCCATCTGGCAAGGTCGAAGTGATGCCGTTGGACCTGAGCGATCTCGATTCCGTGAGAGAGTTTGAAGCTTTATTTCGTGAAAGATACGATCGATTAGACCTGCTCATCAACAATGCTGGTATAATGTTTACTCCCCAAGGGAAAACAAAACAGGGCTTCGAACAACAGTTCGGTACCAATCACCTTGGCCATTTTGCTCTGACCGGCATATTGCTGGATAAGCTAAACGGAACACCCGGCGCTCGCATTGTGACCGTAAGCAGTGGTGCGCATCGAATGGGTAATATCGATTTCGACGATCTGAACTCGGAAAGAGACTACTCGCCATATCGCGCTTACGGGCAGAGCAAGCTAGCGAATCTGCTGTTCACCTATGAGCTCCAGCGTCGGCTCATCGCAACCGGGCAGAGCACGCTGGCGGTGGCGGCACACCCGGGGTCGACAAGGACCAATTTGACAAGGCACAGCAATGCGTTCGTGAAACTATTGGATCGCATTATCTCGCAAAAATCGGACATGGGCGCGTTGCCGACGCTTTACGCTGCCACGGAACCCAACGTCCAAGGAGGCGAATATTTTGGTCCGAGCGGTGCTCGCGAAATGCGAGGCTACCCCAAAAAGGTCGAGTCAAATGAGCACTCACAAAATGAAGAGCTAGCGCGGCGGTTGTGGACGGTATCGGAGAACCTAACGCATGTG
- a CDS encoding chloride channel protein — MSEPTTPHELDIRSRPFYKLLLVSGLVGVTGALLTFVFFLVLKFGTSVVWELVPQAFGLNEGVDSPLFILSTCILGGLLVGLITHITKVKPQLLAEEMEEITDNGRINPRSGLVGMVRGLVGLMFGGSIGPEGPLTGGSGALGTWLAERLRLPRPVVAVSTLSGMSGMFGSFLASPFGFAMFAIEGGLEKGKLSWKLLLPSIVAASVGYAVFFGLTGYTFGGNYQFPGYDVWNIIDLGYAVVLGLAGGVLGLLFIFIFRNTRELTSRWRAHPIGLAVLGGLILGVVGMAFPLVLFSGDAELQVLLDDAAELGLISLLVIALMKVLVTAMCLSLGWSGGYIFPSFFMGAALGLAIHQALPFIPEIVCLVCVMAGVSVALMKSPIALALIVQTLFDVRLAPVIAISILAAFLLTYRHDLVSVGRGDRAETDTALP, encoded by the coding sequence TTGAGCGAACCTACTACACCGCATGAACTAGATATCCGGAGCAGGCCATTCTACAAGCTGCTCCTGGTGTCGGGATTAGTGGGGGTGACGGGCGCTCTCCTTACCTTTGTTTTCTTCCTGGTGCTCAAATTCGGAACGTCAGTGGTCTGGGAACTCGTGCCGCAAGCCTTCGGCCTGAACGAGGGGGTCGATTCGCCTTTGTTCATTCTTTCCACCTGCATTCTGGGTGGTCTTCTTGTCGGGCTCATCACCCATATCACCAAGGTTAAGCCACAGCTGCTGGCCGAGGAGATGGAGGAGATCACCGACAATGGAAGGATAAACCCCCGCAGTGGCCTGGTGGGGATGGTTCGCGGACTGGTCGGCCTAATGTTCGGGGGCTCCATCGGACCGGAGGGACCGCTCACAGGTGGGAGCGGCGCTCTGGGCACTTGGTTGGCGGAAAGACTGAGGCTGCCAAGGCCGGTAGTAGCCGTCTCGACCCTCTCGGGAATGAGCGGGATGTTCGGATCCTTCCTGGCATCTCCGTTCGGATTCGCCATGTTCGCGATAGAGGGGGGATTGGAGAAGGGGAAGCTCTCGTGGAAGCTTCTCTTGCCGAGCATCGTCGCGGCTTCGGTGGGATACGCAGTCTTCTTCGGTCTTACGGGCTATACGTTCGGGGGTAACTATCAGTTTCCTGGATACGATGTTTGGAACATCATAGATCTGGGGTACGCTGTCGTTCTGGGTTTGGCCGGGGGCGTACTTGGCCTGCTGTTCATATTCATCTTCAGGAACACAAGGGAACTCACCAGTAGGTGGCGGGCGCATCCCATCGGGCTCGCGGTCCTCGGTGGCCTCATATTGGGAGTGGTGGGGATGGCCTTCCCCCTCGTCCTATTCTCCGGTGATGCCGAGCTGCAGGTCCTGCTGGACGATGCGGCGGAGCTGGGTCTAATCTCTCTGCTCGTGATCGCCCTGATGAAGGTGTTGGTGACCGCGATGTGCCTCTCCCTAGGTTGGTCCGGCGGCTATATCTTTCCCTCCTTCTTCATGGGCGCGGCCCTGGGTCTGGCCATCCATCAGGCGCTGCCCTTCATCCCAGAGATAGTGTGTTTGGTATGCGTCATGGCGGGGGTATCGGTGGCCCTTATGAAGTCCCCCATCGCCCTGGCCTTGATCGTCCAGACCCTCTTCGATGTCAGATTGGCCCCGGTGATCGCCATCTCCATCCTGGCAGCCTTCCTGCTGACCTATCGGCATGATCTAGTTTCCGTTGGAAGGGGTGATAGGGCGGAAACGGACACGGCCCTGCCGTAG